Proteins encoded together in one Peribacillus asahii window:
- the fliS gene encoding flagellar export chaperone FliS: MEFLSEEMIYQKTPQELTAFLYEGLIENLEQAITLIEKKDYIESNKKLQKANDILHRLGVGLKYEAGPIAEQLDRLYNFMADELVEANLKKDAEKIQGVLKIVGEIASAWNIALKKTPNPTQKINRKVAAYESSVMRINQ; encoded by the coding sequence GTGGAATTTCTTTCGGAAGAGATGATTTATCAAAAAACACCACAAGAACTAACAGCGTTTTTGTATGAAGGTTTAATCGAAAACCTAGAACAAGCTATTACGTTAATTGAAAAGAAAGACTATATAGAGTCGAACAAAAAATTACAAAAAGCAAATGATATTCTCCATAGATTAGGTGTTGGTTTAAAGTATGAAGCAGGTCCGATTGCTGAACAATTAGATAGGCTATATAACTTTATGGCGGATGAATTAGTCGAAGCCAACCTAAAAAAAGATGCGGAAAAAATTCAAGGCGTGCTCAAAATTGTTGGAGAAATAGCAAGTGCTTGGAATATCGCATTGAAAAAGACTCCAAATCCAACGCAAAAAATAAATCGAAAAGTTGCAGCGTATGAATCTAGCGTTATGAGAATAAATCAATAA
- a CDS encoding EscU/YscU/HrcU family type III secretion system export apparatus switch protein, which yields MRNSLYVNQKNKKRVSGPTAAVIRYDDSKGAVPTVVAHGSGQVAQKIMELAKQNNIQMQEDESLVSALLNIDLGESIPPQLYAVMAEILILLEELDQSY from the coding sequence ATGAGGAATTCATTATATGTTAACCAAAAAAATAAAAAAAGAGTGAGTGGACCGACCGCGGCTGTTATTCGATATGATGACAGCAAAGGAGCGGTGCCGACGGTCGTGGCTCACGGTTCTGGTCAAGTAGCTCAAAAAATTATGGAGTTGGCGAAGCAAAATAATATTCAAATGCAAGAAGATGAATCGTTAGTGAGTGCTTTACTAAACATTGATCTTGGGGAGTCAATTCCGCCGCAATTATATGCGGTGATGGCCGAGATTTTAATATTATTGGAAGAACTCGATCAAAGTTATTAA
- a CDS encoding flagellin N-terminal helical domain-containing protein has translation MKINHNITALNAYRNLSVNNSTTAKSLEKLSSGLRINRASDDAAGLAISEKMRSQIRGLDMAERNALDGISFIQTAEGALSSTHEILQRMRELAIQAGNDSNTDVDRKAIQEEINQLTNEINRISNTTEFNTKKLLDGSLSNEIITKMAGAQSVPSIEPGQVTAEGLTFSFTGAGATLNGYTVEFGTIADGTSETASIDTANKKIIINGDFDNTDGNGTYSSTADIKAAIEAVFNAQGGSFAGITATVLGDPRAVIEGSLAIRDGADEVAAIQPTTVTAGTLTFDFSGANGTLSNYTIELVDAGVSGTTTANINTGTEKITISYDFSNAPLASDINTEVNNALNNSFTGIAVVVGGTAPTTAASSSAIGGSNAIPAVQPGQVTAEGLTFDFAGAGATLNGYTVEFGTVEDGTTETASIDTANKKIIINGDFDNTDGNGGYSSTVDIKAAIEAAFTAQGGSFAGITATVGGTPSAVITGSSKINGGADGVPAIEGVYQFQVNPQDIIIDSVTFDYDETGSAGWKDANELKDKINGNAILNAKYEASVVDGKIQLKQKTGQESATAPIVNNGNNLVTLQIGANQGQTVSLEVKNMQAETLGISDTIKGGEQKVTLSNGQEVTVWYTKEKMSNNGSTDTPTEYTLDISSNEKAGAAVTVLDDAIQRVSSERSRMGAVQNRLEYAVSNLKYMSENVTASESRIRDLDMALEMSTYTKNNILVQSAQAMLAQANQMPQGVLQLLK, from the coding sequence ATGAAGATTAATCATAATATTACAGCATTAAATGCTTACAGAAATTTATCAGTAAACAACTCTACTACGGCAAAAAGTCTTGAAAAGCTTTCTTCTGGATTACGTATTAACCGCGCCTCAGATGATGCAGCAGGCTTAGCGATTTCTGAAAAAATGCGTTCACAAATCCGAGGTTTGGATATGGCTGAACGTAATGCGCTAGACGGGATATCCTTTATTCAAACTGCAGAAGGTGCTTTATCTTCGACTCATGAAATTTTACAGCGTATGCGTGAACTAGCGATTCAAGCAGGTAATGACTCTAATACAGATGTAGATAGAAAAGCGATACAAGAAGAAATTAATCAACTGACAAATGAAATCAATCGAATTAGTAATACAACGGAATTTAATACGAAGAAATTATTGGATGGATCATTATCCAATGAAATTATAACTAAAATGGCGGGAGCACAATCAGTACCTTCTATTGAACCAGGACAGGTGACAGCGGAAGGATTAACATTCTCTTTTACTGGAGCAGGAGCAACGTTAAATGGCTATACAGTTGAATTTGGAACTATAGCGGACGGTACAAGTGAAACTGCAAGTATCGATACGGCTAATAAAAAGATTATTATAAATGGAGACTTTGATAATACAGATGGAAATGGAACTTATTCATCCACTGCTGATATAAAAGCTGCCATTGAGGCTGTGTTTAACGCACAAGGCGGTTCATTTGCAGGAATCACTGCAACTGTTTTGGGAGATCCAAGGGCAGTAATCGAAGGTTCTTTAGCTATAAGAGATGGTGCAGATGAAGTAGCTGCTATTCAACCGACGACGGTTACAGCGGGGACACTAACATTTGATTTCTCTGGTGCTAATGGAACTTTAAGTAACTATACAATTGAATTGGTGGATGCTGGTGTGAGTGGTACTACAACAGCAAATATTAATACAGGAACTGAAAAGATTACTATTAGTTATGATTTTAGTAACGCACCGTTAGCTTCTGATATTAACACTGAAGTAAATAATGCATTGAATAATTCATTTACTGGAATAGCGGTCGTAGTGGGAGGGACAGCTCCTACAACCGCAGCATCTTCTTCAGCTATTGGTGGTTCAAATGCAATACCTGCAGTTCAGCCAGGTCAAGTTACAGCGGAAGGCTTAACATTTGATTTTGCTGGAGCAGGAGCAACATTAAATGGCTATACAGTTGAATTCGGAACGGTAGAGGATGGCACAACTGAAACAGCAAGTATTGATACGGCTAATAAAAAGATTATTATCAATGGTGATTTTGATAATACAGATGGAAATGGAGGTTACTCATCCACTGTAGATATTAAAGCTGCTATTGAGGCTGCATTTACAGCGCAAGGCGGCTCGTTTGCAGGAATTACAGCGACTGTAGGAGGAACTCCAAGTGCAGTAATCACAGGTTCCTCAAAGATAAATGGTGGTGCTGATGGAGTACCAGCAATCGAAGGTGTATATCAATTCCAAGTTAATCCTCAGGACATTATAATTGATAGTGTTACTTTCGATTATGATGAAACAGGTTCGGCAGGATGGAAAGATGCGAATGAATTAAAAGACAAGATTAATGGTAATGCGATATTAAATGCAAAATATGAAGCTAGTGTTGTCGATGGAAAAATTCAATTAAAGCAAAAAACTGGTCAAGAATCAGCAACTGCTCCAATAGTAAATAATGGCAATAATCTAGTTACATTACAAATTGGAGCCAACCAAGGTCAAACAGTGTCACTTGAAGTTAAAAATATGCAGGCAGAAACTTTAGGTATTAGTGACACAATTAAAGGTGGAGAGCAGAAGGTTACATTATCAAATGGTCAGGAAGTAACGGTTTGGTATACAAAAGAGAAAATGTCTAATAATGGATCAACGGATACGCCGACAGAATATACATTAGATATTTCAAGTAATGAAAAAGCAGGCGCTGCTGTTACTGTTCTTGATGATGCGATTCAAAGAGTGTCCTCTGAACGTTCTCGTATGGGGGCAGTTCAAAACCGTTTAGAGTATGCGGTATCTAACTTGAAATATATGAGCGAAAACGTCACAGCTTCTGAATCTCGTATTCGTGATTTGGATATGGCATTAGAAATGTCTACTTATACAAAGAACAATATCCTTGTTCAGTCAGCTCAAGCAATGCTTGCGCAAGCGAATCAGATGCCTCAAGGTGTACTACAATTATTAAAATAA